A genomic region of Pogona vitticeps strain Pit_001003342236 chromosome 15, PviZW2.1, whole genome shotgun sequence contains the following coding sequences:
- the LOC144584890 gene encoding cation channel sperm-associated protein 1-like, translating to MNYLTVPTMPSLPQMEKILTKEDQAPTGAPGTSATPVGQGSVVSLSLPPTQEPSTLMAATSMISHPTSRSRDSRKHSKTHKSRRGSKGTYPTHQTKGGGKGQHHHKRKHRRMTLRELVSRAWRETVPYLVALRSIIYNLTQSMFFDIFIGTVVAINNILLVAQTFAVVEIRGEWFFSAMDPVFLSVYVVEAILKIVALGVDYFRDPWNDTDFFIMIMTVLDFLLPLFISSRQGNRGNTVTLFRVLKICKGIRAIRAIRFLLTLRVMENVREVTSTFMLSCQSIGAIIIVMFTLLFMSSVVMRDMFCDADPAHFGDIFKTIFTLFQLFTLDDWSLIYLTCYDAGAWYVIIFLIVYILVQYFLLLNLVIAVLVDNFQVALLKRQELQKQKKLIQPEDSTKEDGPSSKPAEKGKKREEREEEFFRRMVMEKYGNLELAEREWQLLYKYFQLMTAIETHQQQFHSQSSTTDKILDTFFETAQQDDLPK from the exons ATGAATTATCTCACCGTCCCGACAATGCCTTCactgcctcagatggaaaaaatCCTGACCAAAGAGGATCAGGCCCCCACTGGGGCTCCCGGGACCTCCGCGACGCCCGTCGGCCAGGGGTCGGTggtctctctgtccctcccaccCACTCAAGAACCGTCCACCCTCATGGCGGCCACCTCTATGATCTCCCACCCCACCAGCAGGTCCAGAGATTCGAGGAAACACAGCAAGACCCATAAGAGCAGAAGAGGGAGCAAGGGGACGTATCCCACGCACCAGACGAAAG GTGGGGGCAAAGGCCAGCACCACCACAAGCGGAAGCACCGGCGCATGACTTTACGGGAGCTGGTGAGCCGCGCTTGGCGAGAGACCGTCCCGTACCTTGTCGCCTTGCGGAGTATCATCTACAACCTCACGCAGTCCATGTTCTTCGACATCTTCATCGGCACGGTGGTGGCCATCAATAACATCTTGCTGGTCGCTCAGACATTTGCGGTGGTGGAGATTCGGGGAG AGTGGTTCTTCTCAGCTATGGATCCTGTCTTCCTTTCCGTCTACGTGGTGGAAGCGATCCTCAAGATAGTGGCCTTAGGCGTGGACTATTTCCGTGACCCGTGGAACGATACCG ATTTCTTCATCATGATCATGACAGTGCTGGATTTTCTGCTGCCGTTGTTCATCTCCTCCAGGCAAGGGAATCGGGGCAACACTGTGACCCTTTTCCGCGTCCTCAAAATCTGCAAAGGGATCCGCGCCATCCGCGCCATCCGCTTCCTACTCACGCTCCG GGTGATGGAAAACGTTCGAGAAGTCACCAGTACGTTTATGCTGTCGTGCCAGTCCATTGGGGCCATCATCATCGTCATGTTTACTTTACTCT TCATGTCCTCAGTCGTGATGCGCGACATGTTCTGTGACGCCGACCCGGCACATTTCGGAGATATTTTCAAGACCATCTTCACCCTGTTCCAGTTATTCACGCTGGACGACTGGTCCCTGATTTACCTGACCTGCTACGATGCAG GGGCCTGGTACGTCATCATCTTCCTCATCGTCTACATCCTCGTGCAGTACTTTCTGCTTCTCAA cctGGTGATTGCAGTCCTGGTCGATAATTTCCAGGTGGCGCTGCTTAAGCGCCAAGAACTCCagaagcagaag AAGCTGATCCAGCCGGAGGACAGCACAAAGGAGGACGGTCCTTCTAGCAAGCCAGCAG agaaggggaaaaagagagaggaacgcGAGGAAGAATTCTTTAGGCGGATGGTCATGGAAAAATACGGGAACCTCGAGTTGGCCGAGAG GGAATGGCAGCTTCTCTACAAGTACTTCCAGCTGATGACCGCGATCGAGACCCATCAGCAGCAGTTCCATTCTCAGTCGTCCACCACGGACAAGATCCTGGATACTTTCTTTGAG ACAGCTCAACAGGATGACCTCCCGAAGTAA